The stretch of DNA gacacgtggcgtccccagaccaccccgacgcggggtgccgatttcttcccttagtgaggggtccggttactatacagggggtccgggaccccatgaggggtccgggaccctgcgggggtccggtctccttgggaggtccggagccccggctgcttgcgcacgagttcctgcctcttccgggacacgtggtgtctccggacctttcccaactgtggaacggtccgggccgctgctgggagaacaggactccggaccgcaggggtccggctgtttggatgtagttaaggataactacaagatccttgcctagacacagcaagagggggtatccctgctacagggtaccgacagtggcccccgggcccacctcgggagaggtacgaacccgcgggtggggccactatcAGGATGGGTTTCTACGCAACTTGATCGCGTTGATGTGCTCGTGTAGAGAGcgggagtcccggacccctgaggccggtacacctgttgccagatttaggtactagagtgctctccatagggcgacgaaggtgtaggcttagggtacggaaccaagctaagcggctacacagacttcggatcgctccgggagcaagcaccacttcccggacccggcttttgtcgaccgtggcgagcggtctccgccggagcgggccaccggagtggacttggagcgaccgtggcgagcggtctccgccggagcgggccaccggagtggacttggagcgaccgtggcgagcggtctccgccggagcgggccaccggagtggacttgggcgaccgtggcgagcggtcttcgccggagcgggccaccggagtggacttggagcgaccgtggcgagcggtctccgccgaagcgggccaccggagtggacttggacgaccgtggcgagcggtctccgccggagcgggccaccggagtggacttggagcgaccgtggcgagcggtctccgccggagcgggccaccggagtggacttggagcgaccgtggcgagcggtctccgccggagcgggccaccggagtggacttgggcgaccgtggcgagcggtctccgccggagcgggccaccggagtggacttgggcgaccgtggcgagcggtctccgccggagcaggccaccggagtggacttggagcgaccgttgctGACGATCTGATGAAGCATGCTACcagacctcatagtaaggtgtaaagaaaccaagccttatactagaagggagcccgggacctctaaggacagcagtcctggatactagagtacttgtaacggggtagtgaagtacgtaaacttagggtacattaccaggctaagctacgcggagcttctctaccccaggatacaagcaccacttctccagagcaggtcctcaggggtccggactgccttccagctagaaggggtgtcttcacctgaccatAGCTAGCAGCTTAATTTGAATTGTTAGCAACAAGGGAAACTCCGttcaagaggaaagaatagttaaaccaaggcgaataaatgtaaccCAGGGcggagcctaggtaaaactgagaaagaaaatctcctttattattgtggttgtcacggtatacatcaaaggtcgggattacgaggtcggacctccaccgctccggaccgttttttgcctgtttgtgtgatagggccagaggtcgggtttacaaggtcggaccttgaccgctctggacacacacgtaggcgccacgttattacaaaggaggaattctcttagtcttttcttaggagtaacctacggttgcatgctatacagcgtgttcttcttcggaggtgaaggcgccctggacgtgcctgaaccgcatcatccagcatcacctcgggagctcgggggacccctccttgcctaagagctgtcacatgcttacatggcatgagacaaattctttggctttgaatggaagaggccccctccccctgccgtcgccgttgccgatggaaaccagagcccttgcgcagcagatggaccggtgcgacgcgtggagaagtgcggtcgttcgccggcttgtccttggtgctagcgccaggggcccccgcgcgaggtggcggggtcctgtctgcagcagcaccgagcaacgctgaggtggatctccggtgctggagacggcaggacgacacggtccacttcctccgggatggccgtcggctccaggctccatattgagaggaagccttgagccgacaccatgccaccgcagaggaggtgtggccgttgcttgagagaaaaccttgagtcgacgtaggggcagcagcgcccagcggcgcctccgtTGTGCGCCGCTACGCCGGCtccgaggtgtcgcagtggcgacgcacagcaggcgtcgctgtcgtgcgccgccgcaccgagggcgttgCCGCGCCGGTGCCAAGACAGGTGGAGTGAGTgtggccctgccttccttcatcttcaagttcgtcgttgcagaggaagaACACAGCCCAGAGGCCTGAAGATCCAACCTGCGCCTGACGCTCCCCACGGTcggcgccaaaatgttgtggggttctaggggtacccacagccgggtggcggaacgcacccgcctattcccagtgagggagtactcggggaagtactagacgatggggctggatctacgctgagacaaggactcaagaacacacgatttagagtggttcgggccgccggagcgtaataccctacgtccactgggagatgtattgttcttggtggtgtgtatgaacctatcctctgctggccttggctcttgcccagcctgaggttttctagcggcgccccctccttttatagatcaagggggagcggatacatagaacgttgatgccccgacaggtgggcccaacgtgactgtggctacagtggtagcgaatctttcctccgatatgcgtactgctgctcctctgactcagggggggtcttctcttgtcccatcagcgaggtgcccgttggagtagcgtagcttgcggcgtggcctgctgaggctattatgtagcgtcataatgggcgaagccgagccgtcgtatccatctgtcacggcaggctggcagatgcggtatgggcggcgccagcggcttcactgccttggtaatacgcgatcaatagtgtcccctggtcaatgaaacgcctcagcttctgtcatatcaatgcagacgtccaccaaccgcaatgaatgcaatggtgggtgaacgttagTAAGGAAACTCAAACGGCCatatcttgcagacacgtggcgtccccagaccaccccgacgcggggtgccgatttcttcccttagtgagggttccggttactatacaggggtccgggaccctgcgggggtccggtctccttgggaggtccggagccccggctgcttgcgcacgagttcctgcctcttccgggacacgtggtgtctccggacctttcccaactgtggaacggtccgggccgctgctgggagaacaggactccggaccgcagggatccggctgtttggatgtagttaaggataactacaagatccttgcctagacacagcaagagggggtatccctgctacagggtaccgacaacggcctagatgcactttcggCTTTTTTTTTTAGAGGAACTCTCCTGTAAGTCGATTGTTATATGGGAAACGAGCGAGCGATCGTGGAATTGGAATTGCGCCGAGGAACCTCTCTAATCTTGGGCCGGTAAAGGACTGTCTGCAAGGCTTGGGCTGTGAAAGCGAACGTTTGGTATTGGAGGTTGGGTCGTATAAGGCTGGAAAGTGGAAACAGAGATAGAAGAATTTGTATTCCATTTCCAGGTCAGAATTATAAACCGTTTAACAGAAAAAATACTGTCTCTCAAAAAATACTGAAACTGGGGGCGCCATGCTGTTTGAAATAATATACTGACAAAAAAAGACCTCGCAAATTGCAGTAACACATCAGagaaaaagattttgaaaaaaatcacATCAGTAAAATTCTCTGTAACACGGCTCTATCCACAAGTTGCTGTAACGAAACGAAATGCCACGTCTCCAGATCTTTCTGACCTCGCGGAAACATCTTTTTGACGCACGTCTTCCACGCACAACGCGAAGCACGTCAAGCGCGTGAACAAACTCAACTCTTTTTCTGAAAACTACAATCTCAACTCTGAACCCTGAAGACGAAATCCCACATCCTCTGTCCTCGCTCGATCTGCAGAGCATCCTAGCGCTTCTGCACGAAGCACCAAATGGAAGAGTGATCGATACACGTGTTGTTCTGCGTGCTGTCGGAGCACAAGGTGCCAAACCCTCGCTGCTCAATTCATGGGCGGTGCAAGTAGAGGCTTCACGCCTTCACGGAGGCCCGGGGTCCAGGAGGGAGGAGATGGACTCCCAACTACTCAAGTGATTCTCtgaacgcggcggcgctccgtcgAGCTAGCCGAGGCGCATAGCGGAGGCACCGTCCTTGGGGCGCCTGCCGTGGTTGGCAACGCCGAGCAGGAGACAGGAGTCCGGTCGCATGTACGACGTGCGCGCTAGCTAGCCGGaacgcgccggcgagccctgcGTGCTGCAGGACAAGGGGAGCTCCGGCAAGCCACGGCGGCATGCAAATACCGACGGAGGTGGACGGTGCCGACAAGGCGCGGGCGCTATGCCGGAGGCCGGACGCCCAGGCCGGCATGCGCGGAGGACGCCCGCGGGCTCGCCGGTCGAGGATGCGGGGAACTTCGACTCGTCGCCGCTTCCTTCGAGAACTACAGCGCTCGCACGGTCGCTGTGGTTCGGTGCAAGCGTCCATGGCTGGATTCAATTCAAATGGACGCGACATTCTTAGCGCATGACAGTGTATTTCGTTGAATGTTCTTAACGATTTTGTTGTGAGCAGCTCTCGCAAAACTTATAGAGGGGAGCTGAAATAGCGCCTTTCTGATGTTTTCCAGAGGAAATCCATCCATTCTTGAGTAAATGGAGTCATGGAGGCTCCCTTTATCCGTTCTGAACGCTGCCTTCTAGATTCCCGTGGAACAAGAACCCAAACTCCAATCGGAAGGCCTCCCCCCTTCACAATTCACAACAGATCCTGGATCTGAATTAGTTAGTTGACACCCCAACAACAGAATTACGAAAAACCGGCAGAACTCATGCTGACGCCACTAGTGTCCGACTGTCATCGATCCGACTTGGTCGCCACGCCGTCCTCCATGTCTTTataagcgccgccgccccaagtGCACTGCGCAACACACGTCAACCTGCTACCTGCGAGTTCCATCTTCCCTCCCCTCTTCTCGCCGGGAACCAACTCGAGAGCCCGAGGGAGAAGAGAACACCTGCGATTTCCATCGCCACCATGGCTGCGGAGGACATCAGCTTCCGCCCTCGCGACGACGCGTCGTCCATCGCCCTCCTGCGCAGCCTCCGCTCCGGAGCCGCCGACTTGAgcttcgtccaccgcgccgaCGTCTGCTCCGCCGACCCCACCGACCTCGTCGCCAACCTGGAGCCGGTGCCGGGCACCGATCTCGACCAAGGCGGCTACAACGCCATCTGGCTCTTCTACTGCCCCAAGCGGTACAAGAACGCCCAAGGCAAACCCAGCGGCCACAGGCAGCgcgcgatcgccggcggcgacgcgtgctGGCACTCGGAGACGCGCCCGAAGCCCGTCAAGGGTCTGGCCGGCGCCACGCTCTGCAACCTGTCCTACGGCCGCAAGGAGGGCTCGAGCAGATCGTTCAACCGCATGGGATGGTGTATGACTGAATACGAtgaagaaggcggcggcgatggccacGTGCTGTGCAAGGTTTATCGCTCGTCGTCCTCTCTCGCCAAGGGGAAGTTGAAGTTGAAGCCGTCGTGGACATCCACCAACCCCACCTCGTCCGAGCAGGCGGCCCAGTGCTCTTCTGCctccaagagaaaggcgacggCCGACCACCCTCATGCGCGGCCGAGCAAGATCAGCCACGTGCAGGCCTGCGCCTGCACCAGTAGCTACACCTGCGTCGACCAGGACTTCTATCAGCATGTGGATCATCAGCTGCAGGAGCCCTTGCTTACTGACGACCAGATCACGATGCCAGTGGGCATAGATTACGAGTCCCTGTTCCTAgccgaggaggagcaggagcaggttCAGCAGCAGAACACCATGGTGACAGCCGAGGTGGATCAGTTTCAGCAGAACACACTGGTGACCACAGCCGAGGAGCAGCAGCTTCAGCTGAACACTATGGACGGCTTGTTGGGCGATCAGGGGTACCACGAGGACGGTAGCTGCTCCGCGAACACCCAGTTCACCATGGACCAGTTTCTGGAGAACATTCAGTTCACCATGGAGGAGTTGATGGGCGGCCCGGTCTATGGCGAGTACGGTGGCTGCTCCCCAAACACCCAGTTCACCATGGACGAGATGTTCAGCAGATGCTGCGGCCCGCCGACAGCAGTGGCACCGATGGATGCTGGCTTCTTTGACGGCCTCGCCTTCTGATGTGTAGCACTGGCTagaactagctgctgcatgtGTGGCAAGCAAGTTGCAGCCGTTGCTGTTGTAAGACTGACTCGATCTTGCTGTTATTTTTGGGAGGAGCGCCCGTAGTCATTGCCCCGGGGATGTAGGCCACATTGGCCGACCCCGGGGATGTAGGCCACATTGGCCGAACCTCGTCAACAAATATAGTGTCTTGATGTCGTTCGCTTGCGTGGTTCTTTGAGCTATGCATTTACGTATTTTTACAGAGACCAACATATAACTACATTCGTGTCCGACCTTTGATAATTCATAAACAGATACAAAAAGGAAAAATTGTTATGCTCCAAAAGCATAAAGTGATCCCTGCAGTTCAGTATCCTCGCATGTGCGAATACATGTGATTACTGCTGAGAAGCAGAGCACTGAATGACTGAAGTGAATCAAGAGAAGCCGATGAATACAGGGCAAATTTGTATTCCACATCAGAATTATAAATCATTTGCACTGAACTCCACAGAGGTGAGGGGGCACT from Panicum virgatum strain AP13 chromosome 9K, P.virgatum_v5, whole genome shotgun sequence encodes:
- the LOC120648955 gene encoding uncharacterized protein LOC120648955 — protein: MAAEDISFRPRDDASSIALLRSLRSGAADLSFVHRADVCSADPTDLVANLEPVPGTDLDQGGYNAIWLFYCPKRYKNAQGKPSGHRQRAIAGGDACWHSETRPKPVKGLAGATLCNLSYGRKEGSSRSFNRMGWCMTEYDEEGGGDGHVLCKVYRSSSSLAKGKLKLKPSWTSTNPTSSEQAAQCSSASKRKATADHPHARPSKISHVQACACTSSYTCVDQDFYQHVDHQLQEPLLTDDQITMPVGIDYESLFLAEEEQEQVQQQNTMVTAEVDQFQQNTLVTTAEEQQLQLNTMDGLLGDQGYHEDGSCSANTQFTMDQFLENIQFTMEELMGGPVYGEYGGCSPNTQFTMDEMFSRCCGPPTAVAPMDAGFFDGLAF